The DNA segment TTTACTGGCTTCTTGTAATTCTGCCCAGAAATAACTAGCGGCTGTTGGTGCAAGACTATTGAGGGAATCGCTCACCCGTCCTTGGAGTGGCTTGCGAATGTAAGTGACAGGTGCGCGCACTTGGGAAATAATATTTTGAAAGTGTGTGTCTGATGGTGGTCTTAAAGCGAAAATTTTTATATCTAAGCCAGCCGCTTCATGAGCTAAAATTTCATTGACGACAAAGGTTTCAGAATAGCGGGGATAACGTTTGAGGACGTAAGCGACGGACATGGGCATATTTGTTAACTGTTGACTTATGACTGTTGATTATTTAAGAAGCTTTTGCGTGTGGGGGTTCTTGATGAGCAGACATGAGGATTTCATGGACGAATTGGGGAATGCGGGTTAGTCCTTTGAGATCGACGTATTTACGGACTGGTGGTGGTTCAATGTCAAGCTTTAGCCAGTCGGTTAATGCAGCCGATGTTAATTTATCTGGGTGTAGAAAATCAATTAAGCCTAGTTTTTTTAATCGTTCAGCCCGAATTAATTGTTCTTTTCGGGGTTTGACGCGGGGTAAAATAAGCGATCGCTTACCAAATGACAACAATTCACAAGTGGTATTGTAACCACCCATTGCAATCACGCGTTCGGCTTGATGGAGTAACATTGTCGGCTCGGCTAAATATTCCAACACGCGCAAATTATCACGTTGCGCTGCATAGTTCTGGAGTTTTTGCCTGACTTCTCGCGGCATGAAGGGGCCTGTTAGGATTATACCATTCATCCCTGGTGGTAGTTCCGCATGGGCAAAGGTTTCTGCTAACTGCGCTCCGTCTTGTCCACCACCTACTAGGCATAATACTAGGCGTTCAGATGGTAGATTGAGGGATTTAAATGATTGAACGGTGTCTAAATTTAGATATTTGAGGCGGTTGCGTTGGTCAAGATAGCCTGTGTAGCGGAATTTGGCGGCGGTTTTTGGCTGGAAGTGATATTCTTTGGCTAGGTCATAGATGTTGCGATCGCCATACACCCAAACTTGATCATAATAGGTTTGAATCGCTTCTTCATTGGCTGCTCGTTTCCAATCTCGACGCACGGAAGCGGGTTCATCTAAGATATCGCGCAAACCCAGTATGCAATGGGTTCTACCTTCCCTACGCAAGTATTCTAAGGTGGGATCTAGTTCTCTGACTGCGCCCCGTGGGACATTATCCACAATCAAGATATCCGGTTTAAAGGTTTTTATCGTTGCGAGGATAACTTGCGATCGCAATGCAATAATTTCCTGCAATGATAGATCCAGTTTCCTGGCTTGATATTGCCCATCAATGTTTTTATGCAGAGATGGAAGAGTCAAACAATCTACCCCTGGTGGTGTTGGTAAATTGCTGGCATCTGGAATGCCACTAATCATTAAAATATCAGTTTGTAGGGGTGAAAATCCTAAAGTTTGGGCAATCAATAAATTACGGCGTTTGTGTCCTAAACCCATTGTGTCGTGGGAATACAACGCAATACGGCATTTGCAAGCCTCATGAGACGTGATTCTAGCCGATGTTCTGGCGATGATTCTAGAGTGGGGTAACAATTTGTTCATTTGTACTCCTGACTAATTTTTAACACGGTATCTAATCTAGTTTTTATCTAGCAATCCGCAATGATTCATGGGAACACACTACATAGATGACATTGAGGACAGTCAACTACCCTTATACATATAAAAAGTCAGCCATTAAGTAGAGATACTGAGGTACTAGTTTAACAAGTTAAAAATAGTACTAACAATAATTTATTTGCCAATCAGCTTGGGGAGCAGAAATATAACAAATCTCGATGAATTGCAAGTAGAATATTGGTAGATTTATCTCTGCCTACAAACTACTTGATTCCTGATCTTTCTGCTCTTTAAATTGGCTGGTTTCTCTACATAAGTAAATTCCTACTGAGTCGTACTTAACCTTGAATTAATGTTAGTTTAACCCGCAGTTTATGAAATCTTAATGAATAAAAGATGAGAAAATTCTTATGAAAACATCTGTGGATTTCAAATATTGCCTGTTCGTTTCATCTAAAAATATTGATATATGCCTTATCTGGGCGGTAAAAATACTTGCGTATCAGCCTAACAGCTTGATGAGAACCTTCTCATGAAAATTTCATAAGGGATTAATATAATTCAGTAATTATGTGTATTAGCAAGGAAACATCAAACAAATGTTTCTGCCATACATATCCCAACTTAATTGGTAACAATTATGCGAATGCTGGTGTATTCCCATGACGCATACGGGCTTGGTAATATCCGCAGAATGTTAGCTATTTGCGAACATTTGCTGCAAGAAATTCCTGAACTCTCAATTTTATTGCTTTCAGGTTCACCCATGTTACAGGGATTTCGCTTACCTAAAGGTCTAGATTATATCAAATTGCCTTGTTTGAATAGAGGCTCAAGTGGTGAAGTTGCGGTAAAGTATTTGGGGATGGGGGTGGAAGAGACGGTAAGATTGCGATCGCAATTGATTCTCTCTGCGGCGATTAACTTTCAACCAGACTTATTCCTGGTAGATAAGAAACCTTATGGTCTTAAAAATGAATTAGCTGACACGATTCATTATTTCCATCACAAACTTCCTCAAAGCAAGCTGGTGCTTTTACTGCGCGATATTCTCGACTCACCAGAAGTAACCATCGCTGATTGGCGCAAAAACGGCTACTATACAGCTATAGAAAGATTTTACCATCAAGTTTTAATAGTTGGAACACCAGAAGTTTTTGATCCGGTAACAGAATATCAGTTCTGTCATGTCATCAACCGCAAAACTCGTTATTGCGGCTATATGGGACGTAAACCAGGACTAAAATCACCTAAACAGATTCGAGACGAATTGCAAGTATCACCAGAGGAGAAGTTGATTTTAGTAACTCCCGGTGGCGGTGAAGATGGCTATGAATTAGTTGCTACTTATCTTGCTGCTATTAACTTATTAGCAGAAGCAAATCGCTACAAAAGTTTGATTATTTCTGGCCCCGAAATGCCTATCACTCAAAAACAACAGATTCTTGATGTAGCAGAAAAGAATCCTCAAGTGCAGGTGAGAGAATTTACAGACGATTTAATGAGTTATATCCAAGCAGCAGATACTATAGTTTCGATGGCTGGTTATAACACAGTTTGCGAGATTATATGTGCCAATAAACCTGCGGTCATCATCCCCCGTTCGCACCCATCTAAGGAGCAGTTAATTCGCGCTCAACGCATGGCTGAGTTAGATTTGTTTTCAGTAATTACTCCAGAGAATTTACAGCCATCAACATTGCAAAAAGCTCTCGTTAATCATTTACCTGTGTCTCCAGTCAAACTGAATATGGAGGGTTTGGATAAACTCAAATCTTACATTGCTTTGCTGTTAACTCAAACAAGTTGTGAACGGCTATTTAACTATGAAAAAGATCATGTTTTATTGCCAGTACCTTAGCGGTATTGGGCATTTAGTCAGAAGCACAGAAATAGTGAGGAGTTTAGTTAAGGATTTTCAGGTTTATTTCATTAATGGTGGGCCTGTAATTACCGATTTTGAAATGCCGCTACAAGTAGAGTTAATTAGATTACCTGCACTTTGGTTAGAAGATGGTAATTTTAGAGTTGAGGATACTTGTAATGATGTGGCAGCAGTTAAGGAGAAGCGAAAAAATCTCTTGATTTCTGAATTTGATAGAATTAAACCAGATTATTTAATCACTGAATTTTTTCCCTTTGGTAGACATAAGTTATTGTTTGAATTACTGCCTTTAATGGAGCATATCAAAACTACCAGTCCCAGAACGAAACTCATTTCTAGTTTACGTGATGTGATTGGTAAGGAGGGTGATACGGAAGAAACGGCAGTTATTTGCCATTTAATGAATCGTTATTTTGATCTGTTGCTATTCCATGCTGACCCTAATTTCCAAAAATTTTCTGAGAGCTTTAGTGACTATCAATATATCAAAAGCGAAGTTGTTCATACGGGATTTGTCACCCAATCCCCAACAGTTAATATCAATGATGCCCATCAATTATGGGGTGACGTAAACGTAGAAACAGCAAAAATTATAGTCAGCGTTGGTGGTGGCAGAATTGGCTATGAGCTTTTAGAAACAGCGATAGCAGCAAGCTCAATTTTAGCTCCATTAAGACCGCATATCATCAAAATATTTACTGGCCCTTTTATGCCAGAAGCACAGGTAAATCAATTAAGACAAATAGCAGGCGATCGCGGTCATATTCACATCGCTACATATACGTTACAATTGTTGGAATACATGAAAACGGCAGATATTTCTTTAAGCTTAAGTGGCTATAACACCACCATGAATATTCTGAGTACAGGTGTGCGTGCCATTGTTGTTCCCATTGGGCATGAACACCAAGATAAAGAACAGTTATTGCGGACTCAAAAATTAGAGAAACTAGGAATTGTTGATTCTATTCTTCCACAAAATTTAACAGCATCTAATTTAGCTGAAAGAATCATCATCTGTTTAAACAAAAATAGACCTGTACATCAATCTCAATTTAACCTGAATGGTGCAGAAGCCACTGCTAATTATCTCAAAACTTTTTAAAAACAAACGAAAAAGCCACAAATTTGCAGCTTGATAGAAGCTGGGGATTTAAACCCCCTAAATTTTGTTAACCAAGGAGAGAGATAATTAATGGGTCAGCGAGCCAAAGAAAAGGAATTAAAGGGTGTTATTCCGGGAATCTTGCGGATATTAGATAAATTCTTGCCTTATATTCGTCAACAAAAACTTTTAATAGCTGGTTCTTTTTTGGCACTCTTATTGGAAACTGGCTTACGTTTGCTTGAACCTTGGCCTTTAAAATATGTTTTTGATTACATCCTTATCCCTGCTCACAATAACAATACAAATCTTACTCACAGTTATGGATTGAGTCCAGTTGTATTATTAACTATCTCAACTGTGGCTATTGTAGTTATTTCTGGGGTGGGTAGCATTGCTGCATATATCAGCACCTATGGAATGTCTTTGGCTGTGGTGCGGGTGTTGTCCACAGTACGGGCTAATGTTTTTCATCATTTACAGCATCTTTCTTTATCTTTTCACCAAAAATCTAAGAGTGGGGATTTAATCACCCGTGTCACCGCCGATATTGAAAAGATGCGGACTGTAACGGTGAAAACAGCCTTACCTTTATTTACCAATACATTCTCGTTGGTGGGGATGTTGGGGATTATGTTTTGGCTAAATTGGGAACTGGCGTTAGTCGTGACGGCGATTTTCCCATTGTTATTTTTGTTGACTAGTCAGATGATTAGCCGCATTCGTAAGTTTGCCAAAAAACATCGTGATTCTGAAGGTGTTTTAGCCGCAACCACTGGCGAAACTATGGGTGCTATTAAGGTGGTACAAGTCTTATCTCTTCAGGAAATGCTACACAGCGTTTTCTCAACTCAAAATCAAAAGAGTTTAGATGAAGCCATCGAATCTCTGAGACTTTCAGCCGCACTAGAAAGGGCTGTACAAATTTTAATGGCAATTATCATTGCTGTGGTGTTGTGGCGTGGTTCTTATGTGGTGCTACACAAGGAACTTACACCAGGGGAACTGTTGGTATTTATGACATATCTGCGAAACGCTTTTGAACCGATGCGGAAACTCTCCAATCAAATCGGCCAAATCGCTAAAGCCACCGCTTCCGGTGAACGAGTAGTAGAAATTCTGGATTATGAACCCAATGTACAAGATTTACCAGGGGCAAAACCAGCCCATCCTTTCTTCGGTGCAGTGCGGTTTGAAAATGTTTTCTTTGGCTATGATACAGGGAAAGATATTTTAAAAAATATTAGCTTGACTGTGCAACCGGGACAGCAAATTGCTTTAGTAGGGGCTTCCGGTGGCGGTAAATCAACGCTTCTCAGTTTAATATTACGGCTTTATGACCCAGAAGCTGGGCGGATTTTAATCGATGGTCAAGACATCCGCGAATATACTCTCAATTCTCTACGCCAGCAAATCAGCGTGGTTTTACAAGAGAGTGTGTTATTTGCAGTTAGTGTCAGGGAAAATATCGCCTATGGGAAATTGGGCGCTACTGATAAGGAAGTGGAAAAAGCTGCACGTCTGGCTAATGCCCACGAATTTATCATGAATTTGCCCCAAGGTTACGATACTATTTTGGGCGATCGCGGTGGTACACTATCAGGAGGACAAAGACAAAGAATTGCGATCGCTCGTGCTGCAATACGACAAGCACCGATAGTCATTCTTGATGAACCCACCACAGGTTTAGATAAAAAGAGTGAATATATAGTCAATTCTGCACTCGCCAAATTAACCGAGGGGCGGACAACGTTTATTATTTCCCACAACCTCAAAGCGGTAGAAAACGCAGACATAATTCTCTACGTCGAGGGTGGAAGCATTTTAGAACAGGGTACTCACCCAGAATTGATGCGTTTGGGTGGTTACTACGCCACTTTATATCAAATACAAGGCATTGTCGAACCAGAAGGAGATATCTATGCAGTTGAGGCTTGAAGAATCTGTAGGAACTCGCGTGATTTTGTTACGCCACGGAGAGAGTACGTTTAATGCTTTGGGATTATATCAAGGTAGTAGTGATGAGTCAGTATTAACAGAAGTTGGGCGTAGGGATGCGCGAATTACAGGGGAATTTCTCCAGGGAATATGTTTTGATGCTGTTTATGTTAGTTCACTCAAGCGGGCGCAGGAAACCGCTAAGGAAATTTTAGAGGTAATTAATTTTCCCCAAAATGCAGTTTTTATCGATGAAAAATTAAGAGAAAATGATATGCCTGCTTGGGAAGGATTAGCATTTCAATATGTGCGGGAAATATTCCCTGAAGCATATCAACTTTGGAAACAGCGCCCGCATGAATTTTGGATGCAGATAGATAATAAAACACGGTTTTATCCGGCGCTGAATTTATATCAACGGGTACAACAATTTTGGCGAGAAGTACTACCAAACAACGTAGGTAAAACTGTGTTGGTAGTTGCACATGGGGGGACAAATCGGGCTTTGATTGGGACTGCTTTGGGGATAAGTCCTGAGTTTTATCATTCTCTTCAACAGTCAAATTGTGGGATTAGTATTCTTAATTTTCCTGATGGTTATTTGGCTTCGGGGCAGTTAGAGGTGATGAATTTGAATTATCATTTGGATTTTTTGAGAAATGAGAAGAAAGGCAAAATTTTTAAACGCAAAGTATCGCGGAGGTTTACGCGGAGTGACGCGGAGGTTTTACTATGAAGGTGGCTTTTATTGTTTGGCGGTTTCCGGTTTTATCTGAGGCTTTTATTCTTAACCAAATTACGGGTTTAATTGATAGGGGGCATGAAGTTTGTATTCATCCTGTGAATGGTTTACCGAAGGATTATACAGGGAAGTTACATCCGGTTGTGGAAGAATATCGGCTGATGGAACGTGTATGTTTCCCTCCTCATGTTCCTAACAATCTTATTTGGCGCTTTTTTAAAGGTGTTGGCTTATTCATTAGGAATATTCATCAGGGTTCTTGCAAAACTTGGCGATTTTTTATTCCGGGAAGATATGGCAAGGAAGTAGCTACTTTAAAAACATTCTACAGAATTGTAGGGTTACTGAAAGATGGCTCTTATGATATTATTCACTGTCAATTCGGAACTTTAGCGCCTATTGCTTTAGCCTATCGGGAAGTGGGGATAATTTCTGGTAAATTAATCACGACTTTTCGCGGGATTGATATTAGTAAATATGTCGAGGAAAATGGCATTGATGTTTATGAGCAACTCTTTCAGGAAGGGGAGTTTTTCTTGGCAAATTGTCAATTTTTTGGCGATCGCGCGATTAATTTAGGCTGCAATCCTGATAAACTGATAATTCATGGTTCTGGTTTAGATTGTAATAAGTTCACCTTCAAACCTCGCTATTTTCCTGCTGATGGGAAAGTACAAGTGGCGACCACAGGAAGATTGGTAGAAAAAAAGGGGATTGAATACGCTATTCGTGCAGTTGCTAAAGTAGCTGAACTTTACCCCAATATTGAGTATCAAGTTATCGGCGATGGCGATTTAAAGGAAGATTTAGAACAATTAATCACAGAATTGAATATTGGTCATATCGTCAAATTATTGGGATGGAAGCAGCAAAAAGAAATTGTGGAGATTCTGGAAAATACCCACATTTTTATCGCGCCTAGTGTGACGGCTGCGGATGGTAATCAAGATGCACCAGTCAACACCTTAAAAGAAGCGATGGCGATGGGTTTACCTGTGATTAGTACCAGACATGGGGGGATTCCTGAATTAGTCACAGACGGGGTTTCTGGGTTTTTAGTCCCTGAACGAGATGCAGAGGCGATCGCTCATAAGTTAACCTATC comes from the Nostoc sp. PCC 7120 = FACHB-418 genome and includes:
- a CDS encoding glycosyltransferase family protein — its product is MNKLLPHSRIIARTSARITSHEACKCRIALYSHDTMGLGHKRRNLLIAQTLGFSPLQTDILMISGIPDASNLPTPPGVDCLTLPSLHKNIDGQYQARKLDLSLQEIIALRSQVILATIKTFKPDILIVDNVPRGAVRELDPTLEYLRREGRTHCILGLRDILDEPASVRRDWKRAANEEAIQTYYDQVWVYGDRNIYDLAKEYHFQPKTAAKFRYTGYLDQRNRLKYLNLDTVQSFKSLNLPSERLVLCLVGGGQDGAQLAETFAHAELPPGMNGIILTGPFMPREVRQKLQNYAAQRDNLRVLEYLAEPTMLLHQAERVIAMGGYNTTCELLSFGKRSLILPRVKPRKEQLIRAERLKKLGLIDFLHPDKLTSAALTDWLKLDIEPPPVRKYVDLKGLTRIPQFVHEILMSAHQEPPHAKAS
- a CDS encoding glycosyltransferase family protein — its product is MRMLVYSHDAYGLGNIRRMLAICEHLLQEIPELSILLLSGSPMLQGFRLPKGLDYIKLPCLNRGSSGEVAVKYLGMGVEETVRLRSQLILSAAINFQPDLFLVDKKPYGLKNELADTIHYFHHKLPQSKLVLLLRDILDSPEVTIADWRKNGYYTAIERFYHQVLIVGTPEVFDPVTEYQFCHVINRKTRYCGYMGRKPGLKSPKQIRDELQVSPEEKLILVTPGGGEDGYELVATYLAAINLLAEANRYKSLIISGPEMPITQKQQILDVAEKNPQVQVREFTDDLMSYIQAADTIVSMAGYNTVCEIICANKPAVIIPRSHPSKEQLIRAQRMAELDLFSVITPENLQPSTLQKALVNHLPVSPVKLNMEGLDKLKSYIALLLTQTSCERLFNYEKDHVLLPVP
- a CDS encoding glycosyltransferase family protein; the encoded protein is MFYCQYLSGIGHLVRSTEIVRSLVKDFQVYFINGGPVITDFEMPLQVELIRLPALWLEDGNFRVEDTCNDVAAVKEKRKNLLISEFDRIKPDYLITEFFPFGRHKLLFELLPLMEHIKTTSPRTKLISSLRDVIGKEGDTEETAVICHLMNRYFDLLLFHADPNFQKFSESFSDYQYIKSEVVHTGFVTQSPTVNINDAHQLWGDVNVETAKIIVSVGGGRIGYELLETAIAASSILAPLRPHIIKIFTGPFMPEAQVNQLRQIAGDRGHIHIATYTLQLLEYMKTADISLSLSGYNTTMNILSTGVRAIVVPIGHEHQDKEQLLRTQKLEKLGIVDSILPQNLTASNLAERIIICLNKNRPVHQSQFNLNGAEATANYLKTF
- a CDS encoding ABC transporter ATP-binding protein is translated as MGQRAKEKELKGVIPGILRILDKFLPYIRQQKLLIAGSFLALLLETGLRLLEPWPLKYVFDYILIPAHNNNTNLTHSYGLSPVVLLTISTVAIVVISGVGSIAAYISTYGMSLAVVRVLSTVRANVFHHLQHLSLSFHQKSKSGDLITRVTADIEKMRTVTVKTALPLFTNTFSLVGMLGIMFWLNWELALVVTAIFPLLFLLTSQMISRIRKFAKKHRDSEGVLAATTGETMGAIKVVQVLSLQEMLHSVFSTQNQKSLDEAIESLRLSAALERAVQILMAIIIAVVLWRGSYVVLHKELTPGELLVFMTYLRNAFEPMRKLSNQIGQIAKATASGERVVEILDYEPNVQDLPGAKPAHPFFGAVRFENVFFGYDTGKDILKNISLTVQPGQQIALVGASGGGKSTLLSLILRLYDPEAGRILIDGQDIREYTLNSLRQQISVVLQESVLFAVSVRENIAYGKLGATDKEVEKAARLANAHEFIMNLPQGYDTILGDRGGTLSGGQRQRIAIARAAIRQAPIVILDEPTTGLDKKSEYIVNSALAKLTEGRTTFIISHNLKAVENADIILYVEGGSILEQGTHPELMRLGGYYATLYQIQGIVEPEGDIYAVEA
- a CDS encoding histidine phosphatase family protein, with product MQLRLEESVGTRVILLRHGESTFNALGLYQGSSDESVLTEVGRRDARITGEFLQGICFDAVYVSSLKRAQETAKEILEVINFPQNAVFIDEKLRENDMPAWEGLAFQYVREIFPEAYQLWKQRPHEFWMQIDNKTRFYPALNLYQRVQQFWREVLPNNVGKTVLVVAHGGTNRALIGTALGISPEFYHSLQQSNCGISILNFPDGYLASGQLEVMNLNYHLDFLRNEKKGKIFKRKVSRRFTRSDAEVLL
- a CDS encoding colanic acid biosynthesis glycosyltransferase WcaL, giving the protein MKVAFIVWRFPVLSEAFILNQITGLIDRGHEVCIHPVNGLPKDYTGKLHPVVEEYRLMERVCFPPHVPNNLIWRFFKGVGLFIRNIHQGSCKTWRFFIPGRYGKEVATLKTFYRIVGLLKDGSYDIIHCQFGTLAPIALAYREVGIISGKLITTFRGIDISKYVEENGIDVYEQLFQEGEFFLANCQFFGDRAINLGCNPDKLIIHGSGLDCNKFTFKPRYFPADGKVQVATTGRLVEKKGIEYAIRAVAKVAELYPNIEYQVIGDGDLKEDLEQLITELNIGHIVKLLGWKQQKEIVEILENTHIFIAPSVTAADGNQDAPVNTLKEAMAMGLPVISTRHGGIPELVTDGVSGFLVPERDAEAIAHKLTYLIEHPELWEEMGKAGRGRVAEKYDMNKLNDELVEIYQQMLKSASPQQDLQHLPKELTAI